The Candidatus Woesearchaeota archaeon genome contains the following window.
TAGTTTTCCGGCGTTTCCGGAGATTTTTCGGCATTTTTGCTTTTTTCCGAAAATCTTTCGGTGCAGCCGGAAAGGTTCCGAACTTGCCGGAAATCTTCCGATTTTTTTGCAGGAAGGCATATTAAGAAGAGTATCTTAAAAAAAGAAAGAAAAAGCCGCATAATCAGGCGACACCAAGCTCAGACCAATGTAACAAATTGGTTTGAATATAAATACCTTTCGTATGCAGGGGTCGCATAATCCGGTATTGCGCCAAGCTCAGACCTTGGTTGCCTTAACGGGCTATCTGGGTTCAAAGCCGTGTGTACTTGAGTATGCACTGGGTGAAAATCCCAGCCCCTGCGCTTATTTTTTGAATCAAAAAATAAAAAACGGCGATGCACTGTTGTGCAAGAGCGTCAGAAACAATGAAATTAACCAACCAAACTATAAAAATCTTTTGTTCACGCTCACGGCGGCGATCCGCAACCTGGTTGCGGGAGAGCGTCAGAAACTCTTTTCCTGAAAGGGATTTCTGGGTTCAAAACTCTTGAGACATCAGCGTTCAGGGTGAAATTCCCAGCGCCGTCGTGTCTTATTCAAGAAACCAGTTTGCATGCTAACTCTACATTTTTTTTGATGAGATCAAGGTATCTCATTGTTTCAAATTTTGGCCCGAATATGTATCCGATTACATCATACTGCTCATTCTGATTAATTCGCATCACGATATATTGGACATACCGTTCTGGATAATGTTCGGTATTATCCAAATGAAATTCTAACTGGTCACCCGGTCCGACTTTGCCATCCGCCGGCGTTGTTTCATTGCCGTCAATCCATAAAACTTCGAGGCTCTTTTTTCCATCAACACTGTTTGCTTTATACCATCTATCCAACTGCCTCTGGTAAACAGGGGGTATCGGTTCAACACATCCCTTCATCGCTTCAGCAACTTGTTTCATGGCGTTGCCAAGATCGTTGTCATTTGCTTGATTCGCTTGAGCCTTGCCGGTGAGCAATGTGCCGATAAGCGCGCCTAATCCGAGATACCTTGCCATTCTGGTGGTTTGGTGGTTCATACTTATTTCTCCTTTGTTCTCGTTCGTATTTCTGCAGCGAGCTGGTCCAGAGCGGTGAGGTATGCATCTCTACACCTTTCTTCGTAGGCGACTCCTTCGAAATTTCCTTGCCTTGCGGCAAAAGATATGCGCGAATCAAATGATTCCCGTATACAGTCTCGTTCTCTTTGTATCGATGCAAGCGTTCGAGGGGATTCCTCTTCACCCTCTTTTTCTTCATACGCCGGGCGCCGTTCTTCTCGATATTTTTCCGCAAATTTCAGATATGACTGTGCTTCCTTCTTGTCAAAGAATTTCAGAACATACGAGATTTCATCATTCAACGTGAGTTCGTGGGCGAGTTCAGTTTCAAGGCCCTTTTCTTGAACATACCACTGCTCGCGAATTTCGTGGAACATCATCACTTCCTTGTACGCTGCTGGCACCTCTTCATCTTGAAAAATGCCGCTTTCCGGCACAAGGCGCTGTTCGAGGCCTTGGGAAAGAGCCATTCCCTTTCCGGTTGGCTGTGCGCTTCCTCCTTGCCACTCATTTTCGCCGCTCTTTTCTATGGTATATTCTGATTCACCATATCTCACTTTATATTCATCTTCTGTCTCTTCCAGAATTTCAACACGGTTGAGGTCAATAAGGTCGGTAAGGTTCATATTCTTGCCGCTAACATCCCTCCCCCTATATAAACCTTCCTGTGGTTACCACTTCTAAGTAACTATTAAACGAAAGGTTTAAATACCTGCGGCTCTTTCCTTATCTACAAGAGCCAAAAGAGGAGGCCTCACTATGGAAGATATGTTCAAAATAACACTGGTATCCGTCGCCATTATGGTGCTTATTGCAACCATTGCGGCAGTCGGGCTTTTCAGCATTCAGCAGCAGAACCTTGCTGCGCATACACAAGTTGCCGAATTCAAAACCAACCTTGTCAATGTTACCAAAACACTGGAAGAAAACCAGCTCAAAAGCCAAAATGCTGAACAGCGGATTAAGCAGCTCCAGCAGGATTTGGAACTGGTGACCAACCAGAACAAAACCTTACAGAGCCACATTAACCAGCAGAACGCCACTATCCCTATCGACACAGACGCAGTCTATGGGACTATCCTGAATGACATCAGCAAACTTACCATCCAAAATTGCCCTTCAGTGCTTTCCTTTGCTTCACGCCAAGAGCGCGACCTGCGCAATGAGCGGGAAGACCTTATTGACACCGTGAATCGTTATCAACGTCGGCTTGACGAACGAGAAGCTGACCTGAATACAGCCATTGCTGCAGGCGACCAGAATCGCACGCGCACTGAAATGGAGCGTGTTGATTACGCAAAAGATCAGGTTGACGAAGCCCGCGAAGAGCTTGACAACTTTGACGACATTCAATACTCTGACATCACGCGCTTGAAATCACGCGCTGAAAGCTGGTGCCGCAGAATCCAACGCGATATATAATTTTATTTTACTTTTCATTTCCAAAAACAATAAAAAGGACGTTGAAGAAAAAATATAAAAAAACTATAAAAAATATACCTGGTGAAACCTATGGACGTCAATTCATTTTTGGCCTCATTACAGGGTCTTACTGATCCGAAACAAGCGGTGCGTGCACTTGAAGACACGATTCGAAGTTCTATGCCTCGCATTCCTGTTGTTCCCGTAGATTCTGTCGAGTATGTTCACTCTCTTGATCGCCTTACAGGCGTTGAAAAAAAGGCTGCATACCAGAAAATTGAGGATGGCATTAAACTGTACGGTGAAGGAAAAGAATCAGCTGGCTTTGTCACCATTGCGCGCGCCTATGATGCACTTGGCGATGTTGAACACGCCGCATCATATCTTGAGGCAGCGTTTCTTGTTGCTCCTGAAGCTGATAAGCCCTCAGTACAGATTGCTCGAGCTGAATATGATTTTTACAATCGGCGCGACACCGTAGGCGTCCAAAAACCCCTTGAAGCTGCTCTTGCTATCTACCGAAATACAAACAACTCCGAACACGTTCGCCGCCAAGCAAGTGCATTGCTTTCTTCTGCACACGAGGAATTAATCGAAGATCCAGATGGCATGCCATTAAACGCTATTCCTGCTTTAGAACAATTTCTGGCTGAATCAGGGGCTGAATTACGGCCAACGCACGAGTAATAGATATTATTTTTTTCTTTTATCCAATTCTGAATAGCAAACATAATAAACCCCTGTTCTTTTCTTTTGTTTATGAACGATGTCATTTCACAAGGTGCCGAGGCAACCGTGTCCCGCACCGCCGACGGCGTGCTGAAACAGCGGCTCTCAAAATCATACAGACATCCGCAGATAGACCACTCATTACAGCAATTCAGAACCCGCCGCGAGGCAAAGGTTTTGTCAAAACTTGGCGACGTGGGATTTCCCGCGCCACGGCTCCACGCCATTGACGACGAGCGTCACGAACTTCTGATGAGTGCACTGCAAGGTCCCGTGATGCGTACCATCCTCAACGATAATCCGGTTGCGCACGGCGCTGAAATTGGCACCCTTATTGGCCGTCTCCACGCAGCGGGCATTGTGCATGGTGATTTGACCACGTCAAACATGATTCTCGCACAGAAAAAAATCCATCTCATTGACTTTGGATTGAGCGCGTTTTCCGAGACTGAAGAAGACCGCGCGGTTGATTTGCACGTGCTCCGCGAGGCGCTTGAGGCGAAACATTCAGAAGTATTCCGCCCGTGCTATGATTCAATCCTTGACGCCTACCAGAAAACACATCCCTTTGCAGCTGCAGTGCTGGAACGCCTGAAAAAGGTCGAGCTGCGCGGGAAGAATAAGAAGAATTACTAATCTGGTGTACCATTTCTCCACACTAACCACAATATTTATATACTAATATCATCAATTCTTGTCTTCCAATCATTCGTATAATCCAGCAAAAGGAGAGGTGAGCTTGTGATCAGCCGTCAAAATATCATCGCCGTTTTCATGGCACTGCTTCTGACTATTTTCCTTATTGGCTGCGTTCGGCAGGTTGAAAATAAAGAAACTCCTGCGCCCTCTTTGCCCGATTCTGCGCCGACCACAGAACCCGTGCCTGCTGATATCCCTGCAGTTCCTTCAGTTGATGAAACAGCAGCCATTGGTGATGAACCACTGCCCGGCGAGCCGCCGAGTGAACAAGAAGTCATTCTTGATGAACCTGCTAATTCGTCCTATTAACCTTTTTAGAATCCGCGAGCCCTGCGCACCAGTTTATACGCCTCTGTTGTCCGTTTAAATCTTGCTTCTTTTTCTGGGTCTTTCGAATGTCGGTCGGGATGTGTTTCCAGTGCAATCCTGCGGTAACTTGCTCTAATATCATCTGGTGATGCTGTTTCTGCAATGCCGAGACGGCTGTATGCTTGTTCCATAGTTATATCGACTGGTACGAGCTCTTTTCTCTTTTTCTCTCTATTTTTTTTACTTGGAATTGGCGCATGGAAGGGATTCACCTGATATGCTACTCCTGCAAGCCCGTCATAGTACTCCTTGGCCATTTCCCACCCTGCACTCGCTCTTGCACCATAGTTATTTATGGCCTCAGTGACCCCTAGTATGATATCTTTCAGATTAAACGCTTTGTTGAGCATTACACACGCAAACTCAAGGCCGTGCGCTATTCCTGCGGAATATATCCATGTCTTACCATTTTCAGCTGTCCATGCGCCAGAAAGAAAAGAGATATCTGCTGCAACAGCCGGCCATCGCAGATATAGGGTTCTCCATAATTGGAATGCATGGTGGCTTCCTAATTTCGCTTCTAACTCTTTTTGGGTATACCTCTGTTTAAAGAGTTTTTGCCTTGTTTTCTCTCCGGCTCGTGCAATATCAGCACCCAACCCGTAATGAAGTGTTGTAATGACAGGATGTTCCATTACCTGGTCAAAAAAATTACCTGCTCCATCTAAAAAATCATCAAATAAACAATACAGATCATCCGTTAAATCGTCAAGAGTCATTATTCCTAAAAAATAAATGATTATATTTAAACCCTTCGGTACCTTGCTTTTTCACAATCTTCTAAATATCAAATACAACCCAAACCCGATTTCAAATGCCACAAATACTGCCGTGAGCACAATAAACCATGTCTGGCCAGCGAGCGTCTGGAAGCCGTACAGTGATGCAAGAAGATAGCCAAACACCAGCGACAGCAGGTAATCCACGACGTAATAAATTGGCATGACAAACGCAATTGGCTCAAACCCGCCGGTCAAAAACCGGATGAACAACGCCAGATTAAACACCAGCCACACCATGCTCACATCAACAAACACATACGCGAGCATTTCATTCGGCGCAGGCGATGTCAGAATTACGACTTCAAATAACTTGACCAGCCCGTACACAATAACAAGCAGCGGGTACCATGCATACAGGCGCCGCTTCATGACCGGAAAATACTCCTTCAGATGGGCGTGATACAGGGGATGGTGCTTGAATGCGTGAGACATATCTGCTTTTGTAGTTTTAGAGTTTATAAAATTAGTCATAAAAAAGACACGGCGGCGCTGGGATATTCACCCATGCACATACTGTTGCATGAAGTTTGAACC
Protein-coding sequences here:
- a CDS encoding OadG family protein, encoding MISRQNIIAVFMALLLTIFLIGCVRQVENKETPAPSLPDSAPTTEPVPADIPAVPSVDETAAIGDEPLPGEPPSEQEVILDEPANSSY
- a CDS encoding J domain-containing protein; protein product: MTLDDLTDDLYCLFDDFLDGAGNFFDQVMEHPVITTLHYGLGADIARAGEKTRQKLFKQRYTQKELEAKLGSHHAFQLWRTLYLRWPAVAADISFLSGAWTAENGKTWIYSAGIAHGLEFACVMLNKAFNLKDIILGVTEAINNYGARASAGWEMAKEYYDGLAGVAYQVNPFHAPIPSKKNREKKRKELVPVDITMEQAYSRLGIAETASPDDIRASYRRIALETHPDRHSKDPEKEARFKRTTEAYKLVRRARGF
- a CDS encoding KEOPS complex kinase/ATPase Bud32 → MNDVISQGAEATVSRTADGVLKQRLSKSYRHPQIDHSLQQFRTRREAKVLSKLGDVGFPAPRLHAIDDERHELLMSALQGPVMRTILNDNPVAHGAEIGTLIGRLHAAGIVHGDLTTSNMILAQKKIHLIDFGLSAFSETEEDRAVDLHVLREALEAKHSEVFRPCYDSILDAYQKTHPFAAAVLERLKKVELRGKNKKNY